A genomic stretch from Desulfolutivibrio sulfodismutans DSM 3696 includes:
- a CDS encoding DUF7680 family protein yields the protein MPKKIPDTGSPQTVPQYELRARQRPALGLDLDVWQVPSPSTPNIAAPVRIAGLGGRNLSLVEHRILRRLGKAGIGLGGIALAGVKRFPLDENMALNLGLLFRVLAPMRNRDNMRAVAEGVEAMAQEEASYWLGMAMHRKNPRRVLMALRILLTEPKGQ from the coding sequence ATGCCTAAGAAAATCCCAGATACGGGTTCTCCCCAGACGGTCCCGCAGTATGAGTTGCGGGCTCGGCAACGTCCTGCGCTCGGCCTTGACCTTGATGTCTGGCAGGTACCGTCGCCCAGTACCCCGAATATTGCCGCGCCAGTCCGGATCGCGGGGCTTGGTGGCCGCAACCTTTCTCTTGTCGAGCATCGCATCCTACGCCGCCTGGGAAAGGCCGGGATCGGCCTGGGCGGCATCGCTCTGGCCGGGGTGAAGCGTTTCCCGTTGGATGAAAATATGGCGCTGAATCTGGGCCTGCTCTTTCGTGTGCTGGCTCCCATGCGCAACCGCGACAACATGCGAGCCGTGGCTGAGGGCGTCGAAGCCATGGCACAGGAAGAGGCCTCCTACTGGCTGGGCATGGCCATGCACCGCAAGAATCCCCGCCGTGTACTTATGGCGCTGCGGATTTTACTGACCGAACCCAAGGGCCAGTAA
- a CDS encoding ATP-binding protein, with translation MTSLFNICQPREDVLKGSVTESDFAADLAMVLRDQAPPDYQDPRLFFANTHPTRGLKNLLWNVSMRLCEQTEGVASIFRLDTNYGGGKTHALIALAHLARGVHSVPNIAEFIDPQHLPKDEVRIAAFDGENADPANGRSMGGGIRAHTPWGELAYALGGYEGFEKLRQSDTAGQAPGAETIRELFGGAPTLILLDELSVYLRKVWAGRQREVGEQLTPFLTALFKAVESSPNAAVVYTLAIGKDGASDAYSPENDYIARKMSELESVSARKATLLNPTEDDETVQVLRRRLFASIDDEQGRNVVESYHRVWTQNRDKLPGAGFLDKKVEAFLYGYPFHPDLIETLKEKTSTLENFQRVRGMLRLLARTVCSLWRTKPSEALAVHVHHVDPSYEPIRQELVTRLSLQAFVPALNADVAAKEGAQPALAQEIDKKHYAGLPPYASYVARTIILHTFAFNENLKGAEPGEVKAAIVAPGLDIGFIEDAIRRFQQDSEFLDDKPHSPLRFLTEANLNQMVRRQEKHVDKGETRAQLNDRIREIFGGMTFHSILFPSMPSEVPDDAGDGHPYLAILSYDATEIRPDQVNLPELVRKLYKERGSSGEFRSNQNNLVFLIVDASKRDEMRQKMMRRLALDALRQPERLQSLAGHQQSQLQEWFQRSEQELAVSIQQAYRHVFYPSKNRVEGADIDLAYTVIDVQNAGANPGDGQRQVSRVLHDMKKLRLAEDQPDSASYMRDRTSLRSGRISTAKFRDEFRRNPTLPMLVGDDVFIRGIRQGVELGEYVYQSGELVWGKGGPPPQLRIDEQSFVFTTAYARENLIWPKPEPKPTPPPIQPTEQEPPTGETGTDGGGDTPDKGTAQPEVPVFPKHFETEGVLKEALTLLWEKARSANVQALESLRIRVYDASEGFKLFGPVNAVQKARKKVSIQGEYETTDGSSLVVEFNGLIADAAPVKEFLDPQLRAANEKNMTVEFSLTFEDGLGLDGGEPEAFSEKLCKFGAGAAYVLAQVKVKNADA, from the coding sequence ATGACCTCCTTGTTTAATATCTGCCAGCCTCGCGAGGATGTTCTCAAGGGTTCTGTTACAGAATCGGACTTCGCGGCCGATCTAGCCATGGTTTTGCGTGACCAAGCTCCCCCTGACTACCAAGACCCACGACTTTTCTTTGCCAATACGCACCCGACGCGGGGGCTCAAGAATCTCCTCTGGAACGTCAGCATGCGCCTGTGCGAACAGACGGAGGGTGTGGCTTCAATTTTTCGTCTGGATACCAACTACGGCGGCGGCAAAACGCATGCCCTCATTGCCCTAGCCCATTTGGCACGTGGCGTTCATAGCGTTCCGAATATCGCCGAATTCATCGATCCGCAGCATCTTCCCAAGGATGAGGTTCGCATCGCGGCCTTTGACGGTGAAAACGCTGATCCGGCCAATGGTCGGTCCATGGGGGGAGGTATTCGCGCCCATACCCCGTGGGGAGAATTGGCTTACGCCCTGGGCGGGTATGAGGGATTCGAAAAGCTCCGGCAAAGCGACACGGCGGGCCAAGCGCCCGGTGCCGAGACGATTCGTGAGCTTTTTGGCGGAGCACCCACGCTAATCTTGTTGGATGAGCTTTCCGTTTATCTTCGTAAGGTCTGGGCTGGCAGGCAAAGGGAAGTGGGCGAACAGCTAACCCCATTCCTGACGGCGCTGTTCAAGGCCGTGGAGTCTTCGCCCAATGCCGCCGTTGTATATACGCTGGCCATCGGCAAGGACGGGGCTTCTGATGCCTATAGCCCTGAAAATGATTATATTGCTCGAAAAATGAGCGAACTGGAAAGCGTCTCGGCCAGGAAGGCGACTCTCCTTAACCCCACCGAAGATGATGAGACCGTTCAGGTCTTACGGCGGCGGCTCTTCGCATCTATTGATGACGAGCAAGGGCGAAATGTCGTGGAGAGCTATCACCGGGTTTGGACCCAAAACCGCGACAAACTTCCCGGGGCGGGTTTTCTAGATAAAAAGGTTGAAGCATTTCTCTATGGATACCCGTTCCACCCTGACCTGATTGAGACTTTAAAGGAAAAGACTTCGACCCTGGAAAATTTTCAACGTGTGCGTGGCATGCTTCGGCTCTTGGCCCGGACGGTCTGTTCGCTATGGCGGACAAAACCAAGTGAAGCCTTGGCCGTACATGTGCATCACGTTGATCCCTCATATGAACCCATTCGCCAGGAACTCGTGACGCGACTTTCTCTTCAGGCGTTTGTCCCGGCACTCAACGCCGATGTGGCCGCCAAGGAGGGGGCTCAACCCGCTCTGGCCCAAGAGATTGATAAGAAACACTATGCGGGCCTTCCGCCCTATGCCTCCTACGTGGCCAGAACGATTATCCTGCATACCTTCGCATTTAACGAAAACCTCAAAGGGGCAGAGCCCGGCGAGGTTAAGGCGGCGATTGTCGCCCCTGGTCTGGACATCGGGTTTATTGAGGATGCCATCCGTCGGTTCCAACAGGATTCGGAATTCCTCGATGACAAGCCGCATTCGCCGCTGCGGTTTCTGACCGAGGCGAACCTGAACCAGATGGTGCGACGGCAGGAAAAGCATGTTGACAAGGGCGAAACTCGAGCCCAGCTAAACGACCGGATTCGGGAGATTTTCGGTGGAATGACGTTCCATTCCATCTTGTTTCCGAGCATGCCCAGCGAGGTTCCTGATGATGCTGGGGACGGTCACCCTTATCTGGCCATCTTGAGTTACGACGCCACGGAGATTCGTCCGGATCAGGTCAATCTCCCTGAATTGGTGCGCAAACTCTACAAGGAACGCGGGAGTAGCGGAGAATTTCGCAGCAATCAAAATAATTTGGTTTTTCTTATAGTGGATGCCTCCAAGCGGGACGAAATGCGCCAGAAGATGATGCGCCGCCTGGCTTTGGACGCGTTGCGGCAGCCTGAACGACTGCAATCATTGGCAGGGCATCAGCAGTCGCAGCTTCAAGAGTGGTTTCAAAGAAGCGAGCAGGAACTCGCTGTTTCCATCCAGCAAGCCTATCGCCACGTCTTTTACCCGTCAAAAAATCGGGTTGAGGGGGCTGATATCGATTTGGCATATACGGTCATTGACGTGCAAAACGCAGGGGCGAACCCAGGCGATGGTCAGCGTCAGGTCAGTCGTGTTCTGCACGATATGAAAAAGCTTCGGCTTGCCGAAGACCAGCCGGATTCCGCCAGTTATATGCGTGATCGGACCAGCCTTCGATCCGGGCGAATCAGCACGGCAAAGTTCCGGGATGAATTTCGCCGCAACCCCACGCTGCCCATGCTTGTTGGTGATGATGTTTTTATTCGGGGCATCCGGCAAGGTGTCGAGCTTGGCGAGTATGTCTATCAAAGCGGCGAACTCGTCTGGGGGAAGGGTGGCCCGCCGCCGCAACTCCGGATTGATGAACAATCTTTCGTCTTTACAACCGCATATGCCCGGGAGAATTTGATTTGGCCAAAGCCCGAGCCAAAGCCTACGCCCCCGCCAATCCAGCCGACAGAGCAAGAGCCCCCAACGGGAGAAACAGGTACTGACGGTGGCGGGGACACTCCGGACAAAGGGACTGCCCAACCGGAGGTTCCGGTTTTTCCGAAGCATTTCGAGACCGAGGGCGTTCTTAAGGAAGCACTGACCTTGCTCTGGGAAAAAGCCCGGAGCGCCAATGTGCAGGCCTTGGAGTCCTTACGGATTCGCGTCTATGATGCCAGCGAGGGGTTTAAGCTTTTTGGGCCGGTCAACGCGGTTCAAAAGGCCAGGAAGAAGGTTTCCATCCAGGGCGAGTATGAGACGACCGATGGCAGCTCCCTGGTGGTCGAATTTAACGGTCTCATCGCCGACGCCGCGCCGGTGAAAGAGTTCTTGGACCCACAGCTGCGTGCCGCCAATGAGAAAAACATGACGGTTGAATTTTCCCTGACCTTCGAGGATGGTCTTGGTCTCGACGGTGGCGAGCCGGAGGCGTTCTCCGAAAAATTGTGTAAATTTGGGGCTGGTGCCGCATATGTGCTGGCCCAGGTCAAAGTGAAAAACGCGGATGCCTAA